From a single Lolium rigidum isolate FL_2022 chromosome 7, APGP_CSIRO_Lrig_0.1, whole genome shotgun sequence genomic region:
- the LOC124677950 gene encoding serine carboxypeptidase-like 18, with translation MIGRILLPLCFFFSIGLTAQQLVLAAAASSSKVVTTLPGFDGLLPFHLETGYVEVDEVNGAELFYYFVGSEAGGEDAPFLLWLTGGDHCSVLSGLALEIGPFQFVIEPYNGTVPSLQLNPYSWTKVANILFVDAPVGAGFSFSRKPEGYNVGDVSASLQLHELLIKWFTDHPAFLANHLYIGGDSYAGKIVPFIAQKISEGVEAGRSPHLNLKGYLVGNPATGEIIDYSAAVPYAHGVGIISDQLYETISGHCHGEDYKYPTNALCAQALDTYKSLLSEVRWGQILLDNCGGFTSTGPGREMDDSAGAGRKILSEEKDGAETVKRLRNPPPSPTLDCQTYGIYLSYFWANEQGTRDALGIKDGTVEEWVRCHNGDVPYTTDIRSSIKYHRNVTANGYRALVYSGDHDAMVPHLGTQAWVRSLGFPIVDDWRAWHLQGQSAGFTITYSNNMTFATIKGAGHTAPEFEPKRCFAMFSRWILNQQL, from the exons ATGATCGGACGGATTCTCCTGCCgctctgcttcttcttctcgaTCGGCCTCACCGCACAGCAGCTCGTCCTCGCTGCGGCTGCCTCTAGTTCGAAGGTAGTGACTACCCTCCCTGGATTCGACGGCCTCCTTCCCTTCCACCTCGAGACTGG TTACGTGGAAGTGGATGAGGTCAACGGCGCGGAGCTATTCTACTACTTCGTCGGGTCGGAAGCCGGCGGCGAGGATGCTCCTTTTCTTCTGTGGCTCACCGGCGGCGACCATTGCTCCGTACTCAGCGGCCTTGCCTTGGAGATTG GCCCATTCCAATTCGTCATAGAGCCTTATAATGGCACCGTACCGAGCCTGCAACTCAACCCGTACTCGTGGACGAAG GTGGCAAATATTCTTTTTGTCGATGCGCCGGTTGGGGCAGGATTTTCCTTTTCTAGAAAACCTGAAGGTTACAATGTTGGGGATGTATCAGCCTCACTGCAGCTCCATGAACTCCTCATCAAG TGGTTCACCGACCATCCGGCGTTCCTCGCAAATCATCTCTATATCGGGGGAGACTCCTACGCTGGGAAAATAGTGCCATTTATCGCACAAAAGATTTCAGAAG GTGTTGAAGCTGGAAGGAGCCCCCATCTCAATCTCAAG GGCTATCTAGTGGGCAATCCGGCAACAGGTGAGATAATTGATTATAGCGCTGCAGTTCCATATGCTCACGGAGTTGGCATAATATCAGATCAGTTATATGAG ACCATAAGTGGGCATTGCCATGGAGAAGACTACAAGTATCCCACCAATGCGTTATGTGCTCAAGCTTTGGATACGTACAAAAGT CTCCTCTCTGAAGTTAGATGGGGCCAAATATTGTTGGACAACTGTGGTGGTTTTACATCTACTGGGCCGGGTAGAGAAATGGACGATTCAGCTGGTGCTGGTAGGAAAATTCTAAGTGAGGAGAAAGATGGAGCCGAAACGGTGAAACGTCTTAGAAATCCACCACCTAGCCCGACACTTGACTGTCAG ACCTATGGCATCTACTTGTCGTATTTCTGGGCAAATGAACAGGGCACCCGAGACGCCCTCGGGATCAAGGACGGCACCGTGGAGGAGTGGGTGAGATGCCACAACGGCGACGTGCCATACACCACAGACATTAGGAGCAGCATCAAGTACCACCGGAACGTCACAGCCAATGGTTACCGCGCACTGGTATACAG CGGCGACCATGATGCGATGGTGCCTCACCTGGGGACGCAGGCGTGGGTGAGGTCGCTCGGCTTCCCGATTGTTGACGACTGGAGGGCATGGCATCTCCAAGGACAGTCTGCCGG GTTCACCATAACTTACTCGAACAACATGACATTCGCAACTATTAAG GGAGCTGGACACACGGCGCCTGAGTTTGAGCCGAAGAGGTGCTTTGCCATGTTTAGCCGTTGGATACTGAATCAGCAACTCTAG
- the LOC124671012 gene encoding putative serpin-Z5 — MQDKMQSANGMQAFALGLNKRLADDAGRSGNLVYSPLSVYAALSLVAAGARERTLNELLGILGAPSRDVLAEHVRGLAGHVLADQSHAGGPRISFACGVWHDMTMPLRPAYRDAAVQSYKAVTRAVNFRQKPEEAGKQINAWVAASTNNLIPSIFSPGALSPLTDLVLANAIYFKGRWEKPFDKELTKEDKFHRLDGADVDVPFMRDFDRQLLACHDSFKVLQLRYERGRPLPAQPAPIYSMCVFLPDTRDGLWRLTDKINCDPDFVRKHLPRNKVLVGDFRLPKFKLSFGRDMSGALRELGLREAFDEGKADLTGMAEDGAGGGRRLVLQKVMHKAFIEVNEEGTEAAALTANFVVGCSMYSPPPPPRVDFVADHPFAFIVTEEVSGAILFAGHVVDPSIN, encoded by the exons ATGCAAGACAAGATGCAATCTGCGAACGGCATGCAGGCGTTCGCGCTGGGTCTCAACAAGCGCCTCGCCGACGACGCTGGCAGGAGCGGCAACCTCGTCTACTCACCGCTGTCCGTCTACGCGGCGCTATCGCTTGTGGCCGCCGGCGCCCGTGAGCGCACCCTCAACGAGCTGCTCGGCATCCTCGGTGCACCTTCGCGCGACGTCCTAGCCGAGCACGTCCGCGGGCTCGCCGGTCATGTCCTCGCCGACCAGTCCCACGCCGGCGGGCCTCGCATCAGCTTCGCGTGCGGCGTGTGGCACGACATGACGATGCCCCTCCGCCCCGCCTACCGCGACGCTGCTGTCCAGTCGTACAAGGCCGTCACGCGTGCCGTCAACTTCCGCCAAAAG CCGGAGGAAGCAGGGAAGCAGATCAACGCATGGGTGGCGGCGTCGACAAACAACCTCATCCCCTCCATCTTCAGCCCGGGCGCGCTGTCGCCTCTCACCGACCTCGTCCTCGCCAACGCCATCTACTTCAAGGGCAGGTGGGAGAAGCCCTTCGATAAGGAGCTCACCAAGGAGGACAAGTTCCACCGCCTCGACGGCGCCGACGTCGACGTGCCCTTCATGCGTGACTTTGATCGGCAGCTCCTCGCCTGCCACGACAGCTTCAAGGTGCTCCAGCTCCGCTATGAACGCGGCCGCCCATTGCCCGCCCAGCCGGCGCCCATTTACTCTATGTGCGTCTTCCTCCCCGACACGCGGGACGGGCTGTGGCGGCTCACCGACAAGATCAACTGCGACCCGGACTTTGTGCGGAAGCACCTGCCGAGGAACAAGGTCCTGGTCGGCGACTTCCGGTTGCCCAAGTTCAAGCTCAGCTTCGGCAGGGACATGTCAGGCGCTCTCCGGGAACTGGGCCTCAGGGAGGCGTTCGACGAGGGGAAGGCCGATCTGACGGGCATGGCGGAGGACGGcgcaggaggagggaggaggcttGTGCTACAGAAGGTGATGCACAAGGCTTTCATAGAGGTGAATGAGGAAGGCACCGAAGCCGCGGCTCTCACCGCCAATTTTGTAGTTGGGTGTAGTATGTActccccgccaccgccgccgcgtgtGGATTTCGTCGCTGACCATCCATTTGCCTTCATTGTGACCGAGGAGGTGTCCGGTGCGATCCTCTTCGCAGGCCACGTCGTTGACCCCTCGATCAACTGA